One region of Myxococcales bacterium genomic DNA includes:
- a CDS encoding flagellar hook-length control protein FliK, producing the protein MTPGQRLSVLVLENFGGGKVMLEIKGAAVTAQANGEFPIGGRIEVQVNQDGRNFILQRVATEDTSQEESLMRLLRVRLPGLADRNQALVQLLTGSLLDGFAGAKTGLAELYSRLSQMLGDLFQADTGLAEKLQMLAVTMGLAPLKMGERIREFLGKNLPGLLDKILSASKDDYLNLLRENQNLAPEDTEKLTQLVGGLKEQIALFRGLNALFESRGLPVHLQIPFVFQGEPQPTELWIYKKQGEGGKDAAPRDPEVSTALIRLRLSQLGEIRAQITVLKKQVQVGIYAEREKTAALVEEALPELQADLSKAGLEPNLAVRVGLDLQPVPTAEELFFTGGEKKLLSVKA; encoded by the coding sequence TTGACGCCGGGTCAGCGGTTGTCGGTGCTGGTGCTCGAAAATTTCGGCGGCGGCAAGGTCATGCTGGAGATCAAAGGCGCGGCGGTGACCGCCCAGGCCAACGGCGAATTTCCGATCGGCGGGCGCATCGAGGTCCAGGTCAATCAAGACGGGCGGAATTTCATCTTGCAACGGGTCGCCACGGAAGATACGTCCCAGGAAGAATCCTTGATGCGTTTGCTGCGGGTGCGTCTGCCGGGTTTGGCGGATCGAAATCAGGCCCTCGTTCAATTGCTGACCGGCTCGCTGCTGGACGGTTTCGCCGGCGCCAAAACCGGCTTGGCCGAGCTGTATTCGCGGCTCTCCCAGATGCTCGGCGATCTGTTTCAGGCCGACACCGGATTGGCCGAGAAACTGCAAATGCTGGCGGTGACGATGGGGCTCGCGCCGCTGAAAATGGGCGAGCGCATCCGCGAATTTCTCGGCAAAAACCTGCCCGGCCTGCTGGACAAAATTCTCTCGGCGTCCAAGGACGATTACCTGAATCTGTTGCGCGAAAACCAAAATCTGGCGCCCGAGGACACCGAAAAGCTGACCCAGTTGGTCGGCGGACTGAAAGAGCAGATCGCCTTGTTTCGCGGGTTGAACGCCTTGTTCGAATCGCGCGGTTTGCCGGTGCACCTGCAAATTCCCTTCGTTTTCCAGGGCGAGCCCCAGCCGACAGAGTTGTGGATCTATAAAAAGCAGGGGGAGGGCGGAAAGGACGCCGCGCCCCGCGACCCGGAAGTCAGCACCGCCTTGATTCGCTTGCGCCTGTCGCAACTGGGAGAAATCCGCGCGCAGATCACTGTATTGAAAAAGCAGGTGCAGGTCGGCATCTATGCCGAGCGGGAAAAAACCGCGGCTTTGGTCGAAGAAGCCTTGCCGGAACTGCAGGCGGATTTAAGCAAGGCCGGACTGGAGCCGAATCTGGCGGTCCGGGTCGGCCTCGATCTGCAACCCGTGCCCACGGCGGAAGAATTGTTTTTCACCGGCGGCGAGAAGAAATTGCTGAGCGTCAAGGCATGA
- a CDS encoding HAD-IB family hydrolase, producing MKIAAFFDFDKTLLRVDSASIGFRYLWERREISAGYLLKVAVAGQLYRRDWLSMEAISELCLRFYKGRRLAEFTAGAQEYCEKYLKPYLSPIILAKIEEHRRAGHYLVLLSASVDYYVEWFGRELDFNRVICSRLAEDDAGFLTGRSVGPLFLGKHKKTAAESLAHEEGIDLRASFAYADHHSDLPLLESVGHPVVIRPSRPLRAEALRRGWPILAEE from the coding sequence ATGAAAATCGCCGCCTTCTTCGATTTCGATAAAACTCTCTTGCGCGTCGACAGCGCCTCGATCGGCTTCCGGTATTTATGGGAAAGGCGCGAAATATCGGCGGGCTACCTTTTGAAAGTGGCCGTCGCGGGACAACTTTACCGTCGCGATTGGCTCTCGATGGAAGCCATTTCCGAATTGTGCCTGCGTTTTTATAAAGGCCGGCGGTTGGCGGAGTTCACGGCCGGCGCCCAGGAATACTGTGAGAAATACCTGAAGCCTTATCTTTCGCCGATCATTCTGGCGAAAATCGAGGAGCATCGCCGGGCGGGTCATTACCTGGTGCTTCTTTCGGCGTCGGTCGATTACTATGTCGAATGGTTCGGCCGCGAACTCGACTTTAATCGCGTGATCTGTTCCCGCCTGGCGGAGGATGATGCCGGTTTCCTGACCGGCCGTTCGGTCGGGCCGCTGTTTTTAGGAAAGCACAAGAAAACCGCGGCCGAATCGCTGGCACACGAAGAGGGAATCGACCTGCGCGCCTCGTTTGCCTATGCCGACCATCATTCCGACCTGCCGCTGTTGGAATCGGTCGGCCATCCGGTGGTCATCCGTCCGTCGCGGCCGTTGCGCGCGGAAGCTCTCCGGCGCGGTTGGCCGATTTTGGCGGAAGAATAA
- a CDS encoding sulfatase yields the protein MSTYLVKLIRFLTTLTTAVFWLAGCNPLADSSYRNVVLISVDTLRADHVGCYGYQPPTTPAVDRLAAEGVVFEQAYASSPWTLPSHASIFTGLYPRGHGADLVNKSLPLGAVTLAEVLKDSGYRTGGVVCAPFLDTMYNFQQGFDVYDTELIDGLDDPNASTAGEVTRRGLQYLRSLKKGPFFLFLHYWDPHHPYNPAKKYVDLFDPDYSGTVDGFNIRERTDMVPGMDPRDLRHIVALYDGEIRATDEAIGAFLAELDQMGLRENTLVVLTSDHGEEFLEHGGRAHLVQCWQETIHVPLIMRIPWLKSKASRFAPPVSLVDLPNTILELVAAKKSLPENNGISLASAIVKGEALPDRRLLAETRMGQPQGREQTRGNWTVSIAADQLKYHHFVNPTEKFTALYDLRRDPREQDDLSAAQTQATERMEREIAQTNVRLNDLRRRLKTENQVKMNDQLSKRLRSLGYVN from the coding sequence ATGAGCACTTACCTCGTCAAGTTGATCCGGTTTCTCACCACGCTGACAACCGCTGTTTTCTGGCTCGCCGGCTGCAACCCGTTAGCCGATTCTTCCTATCGCAACGTCGTGCTGATCAGCGTCGATACCTTGCGCGCCGATCACGTCGGCTGCTACGGTTACCAGCCGCCGACGACGCCGGCCGTCGATCGGTTGGCGGCGGAAGGCGTGGTTTTCGAACAGGCTTATGCCAGTTCTCCCTGGACCTTGCCCAGCCATGCCTCGATTTTCACCGGCCTGTACCCGCGCGGCCACGGCGCGGACCTGGTCAACAAGTCATTGCCCTTGGGCGCGGTGACCTTGGCGGAAGTCTTGAAAGACAGCGGTTATCGGACCGGCGGCGTGGTTTGCGCTCCTTTCCTGGACACGATGTACAACTTCCAGCAGGGGTTCGACGTTTACGACACGGAATTGATCGACGGCCTGGATGACCCGAACGCGTCGACGGCGGGCGAGGTGACGCGTCGCGGTTTGCAGTATTTGCGGAGCTTGAAAAAAGGGCCGTTTTTCCTTTTCCTGCATTATTGGGATCCGCATCATCCCTACAATCCGGCGAAAAAATACGTGGATTTGTTCGACCCGGATTATTCGGGAACCGTGGACGGCTTCAACATTCGCGAACGGACGGACATGGTTCCGGGAATGGATCCGCGCGACTTGCGGCACATCGTGGCGCTGTACGACGGCGAAATCCGCGCGACCGACGAGGCGATCGGCGCGTTTCTCGCGGAACTGGATCAGATGGGTCTGCGCGAGAATACGCTGGTGGTCCTGACCTCCGATCACGGCGAGGAGTTTCTCGAGCACGGCGGCCGCGCGCACCTGGTCCAGTGCTGGCAGGAAACGATTCACGTGCCGCTGATCATGCGGATCCCCTGGTTGAAAAGCAAAGCGTCGCGGTTCGCGCCGCCGGTTAGTCTGGTCGACTTGCCCAATACGATTCTGGAACTGGTCGCCGCGAAAAAGTCGCTGCCGGAGAACAACGGCATCAGCCTGGCCAGCGCCATCGTCAAAGGAGAAGCGCTGCCGGACCGTCGCTTGCTGGCCGAAACGCGCATGGGCCAGCCGCAAGGCCGGGAACAGACCCGCGGCAACTGGACGGTGTCGATTGCCGCCGATCAGCTCAAATATCATCATTTTGTGAATCCCACCGAGAAATTCACGGCGTTGTACGATCTGCGCCGGGATCCCCGGGAGCAAGACGATTTATCCGCCGCGCAAACCCAGGCGACCGAACGGATGGAGCGAGAAATCGCGCAAACCAATGTCCGGCTGAATGATCTGCGCCGGCGATTGAAAACCGAAAATCAAGTGAAGATGAACGATCAGCTTTCCAAGCGGTTGCGTTCGTTGGGTTACGTGAATTGA
- a CDS encoding FliA/WhiG family RNA polymerase sigma factor, translating to MAEVTEVDIREYKDAPATERIRMRDRLIHHYMPLVKLVASRIIRRLPPQIELGDLINTGILGLIDAIDKFDPSRDIKFETYAEFRIRGAILDELRSLDWVPRSIRQKLHAMQKAMEELENRNKRPATDDELAKEMGVPLKEFQELLGKASGVSLISFEDLGYTSNSGQRRNALEYFKEPHSENLISLLNLQDVRDFLAQAIDDLPKNERFVISMYYFDELTMKEIGLVLGITESRVSQIHNKAVIHLKTKLRRVLQNDADDLL from the coding sequence ATGGCTGAAGTAACCGAAGTCGACATCCGCGAATACAAGGACGCTCCGGCGACCGAACGCATCCGTATGCGCGATCGGCTGATTCACCACTACATGCCCCTGGTGAAACTGGTCGCCAGCCGCATCATCCGCCGCCTGCCCCCGCAAATCGAACTGGGCGATCTGATCAACACCGGCATCCTCGGCCTGATCGACGCCATCGATAAATTCGATCCGTCACGCGACATCAAATTCGAAACCTATGCCGAATTCCGCATCCGCGGCGCGATCCTCGACGAATTGCGCAGCCTCGATTGGGTGCCGCGTTCCATTCGCCAGAAGCTTCACGCGATGCAAAAGGCCATGGAAGAGCTGGAAAACCGCAACAAGCGGCCGGCGACCGACGACGAGCTGGCCAAGGAAATGGGCGTCCCGCTGAAGGAGTTCCAGGAACTGCTCGGCAAGGCCAGCGGCGTCAGCCTGATTTCCTTCGAGGACCTGGGCTATACCTCCAATTCCGGCCAGCGCCGCAACGCGCTCGAATACTTCAAGGAACCGCACTCCGAAAACCTGATCAGCCTGCTCAACCTGCAAGACGTCCGCGATTTCCTCGCGCAGGCCATCGACGACCTGCCGAAAAACGAGCGCTTCGTCATCTCCATGTACTATTTCGACGAATTGACGATGAAGGAAATCGGCCTGGTGCTCGGCATCACCGAAAGCCGGGTCAGCCAGATTCACAACAAAGCGGTCATTCACCTGAAGACCAAGCTGCGCCGGGTTTTGCAGAATGACGCCGATGATCTGCTGTAA
- a CDS encoding MinD/ParA family protein: MDQAELLRKKAQEHREKAVDERVPAVEGRPVRVISITSGKGGVGKTNVAANLGIALSRLQRKVLIFDTDLGLANIDVVLGLKPQYTIQHVLTGEKRIQDVIVEGPGGLLILPASSGVDEVPELTESERLDLVAQFENWEIDLDVMILDTGAGIGPNVMYFNVVAQQIVVVVTPEPTSMTDAYALMKVLSTRYQEKRFHLLVNMVRDEKQGLDVYRHLAKVANRFLDISIDFLGWVPHDPNLTKAVQKQTPILDAFPNSPAAKTFAKLAQNMLEMEIPKSPKGNIQFLWRHVLRAG, translated from the coding sequence GTGGATCAAGCCGAACTGCTGCGAAAAAAGGCTCAGGAACATCGGGAGAAAGCCGTGGACGAGCGGGTGCCGGCGGTGGAAGGCCGGCCGGTGCGCGTGATTTCGATCACCTCGGGCAAGGGCGGCGTGGGCAAGACCAACGTCGCCGCGAACCTGGGGATCGCTCTGTCCCGCCTGCAGCGGAAGGTGCTGATCTTCGATACCGATCTGGGGCTGGCCAATATCGACGTGGTCCTGGGCTTGAAACCGCAGTACACGATCCAACATGTGCTGACCGGTGAAAAGCGGATTCAAGATGTGATCGTCGAGGGGCCGGGGGGCCTGCTGATTCTGCCGGCTTCGAGCGGCGTCGACGAGGTCCCGGAACTGACGGAGAGCGAGCGGTTGGATCTGGTGGCCCAGTTCGAAAACTGGGAAATCGACCTGGACGTGATGATCCTGGATACCGGGGCGGGGATCGGGCCGAACGTCATGTACTTCAACGTGGTGGCCCAGCAGATCGTGGTGGTCGTCACTCCGGAACCGACCAGCATGACCGACGCCTACGCGCTGATGAAGGTGTTGTCGACCCGCTACCAAGAAAAGCGCTTTCATTTGTTGGTCAACATGGTGCGTGACGAAAAGCAGGGCCTGGATGTTTACCGTCATTTGGCCAAGGTCGCGAACCGGTTTTTGGATATTTCCATCGATTTTCTCGGTTGGGTGCCGCATGATCCCAACCTCACCAAGGCCGTCCAAAAACAGACGCCGATTCTGGATGCTTTCCCCAATTCGCCCGCCGCAAAGACCTTTGCCAAGCTGGCCCAAAACATGTTAGAAATGGAAATCCCGAAGTCGCCGAAGGGGAACATTCAGTTTCTCTGGCGGCATGTACTCCGGGCCGGGTAA
- the flhF gene encoding flagellar biosynthesis protein FlhF: MQIRKFTVGHIREAILAVKSEMGPDAVIMSIRTIKGKNGRAALEVTASKDTAQPAAAAELAATESRPVEAGAKALPFTGGGRPALSQEANLSRLIAELTALSGRLEEIQRNLNPENIAVRLENFAKGLDHLQALLDDANGGSVPPELAFEGALSAGYERLLKAGIAPVYAKELIELTSRQLSSRSLAPDVYGLEYLAAAVMDHIRTATPFAPGRDQQIHMIIGPTGVGKTTTIAKLAARQVFEMNRSVALLTVDTFRISAVDQLRTYARILNVPVEVCMSDADLAQAALKHADKDTLFIDTAGASPKDMRMMGELVKFHQTGIAMDVHLILAATTAAEDLRDIVDRYSALPIASLIVSKLDEANNFGNLYNLMQQTRIPCSYFTVGQNVPDDIEEATPERVADLLLDVAAQV; encoded by the coding sequence ATGCAAATTCGGAAGTTCACGGTCGGTCACATTCGCGAAGCCATCCTGGCGGTCAAAAGCGAAATGGGCCCCGACGCGGTCATCATGTCGATTCGAACCATCAAGGGTAAAAACGGCCGCGCGGCTCTCGAAGTTACCGCCTCCAAAGATACCGCGCAACCGGCCGCGGCCGCCGAATTGGCGGCAACGGAGAGTCGGCCGGTCGAGGCCGGCGCCAAGGCGCTGCCGTTTACCGGAGGCGGCAGGCCGGCGCTTTCCCAGGAAGCCAATTTGAGCCGGCTGATCGCCGAATTGACCGCGCTTTCGGGCCGGTTGGAGGAAATCCAGCGGAATCTGAACCCGGAAAACATCGCCGTGCGGCTGGAAAATTTCGCCAAAGGCCTCGATCACCTGCAAGCGCTGCTCGACGACGCCAACGGCGGTTCCGTGCCGCCCGAATTGGCTTTTGAAGGGGCGCTGAGCGCCGGTTACGAGCGGTTGCTCAAGGCCGGGATCGCCCCGGTCTATGCCAAGGAATTGATCGAACTGACCAGCCGCCAACTTTCAAGCCGGTCGCTGGCCCCGGACGTCTACGGCCTGGAATATCTCGCCGCCGCCGTGATGGATCACATCCGCACGGCCACCCCTTTCGCCCCCGGCCGCGATCAGCAGATCCACATGATCATCGGGCCGACCGGCGTCGGCAAAACCACCACGATCGCCAAACTGGCCGCGCGCCAGGTGTTCGAGATGAACCGCTCGGTCGCCCTGCTGACAGTCGATACGTTTCGAATCTCCGCGGTGGATCAGCTTCGCACCTACGCCCGCATTTTGAACGTCCCGGTGGAAGTCTGCATGAGCGACGCCGATCTGGCGCAAGCCGCGCTCAAGCACGCCGACAAGGACACGCTGTTCATCGACACCGCGGGCGCCAGCCCGAAGGACATGCGGATGATGGGCGAGCTGGTCAAATTCCACCAGACCGGCATCGCCATGGATGTGCACCTGATCCTGGCCGCCACGACCGCCGCGGAGGACCTGCGGGACATCGTCGATCGCTATAGCGCCCTGCCCATCGCCAGCCTGATCGTTTCCAAGTTGGACGAAGCCAATAATTTTGGTAATCTGTACAACCTGATGCAACAGACGCGCATTCCCTGTTCGTACTTCACGGTCGGACAGAACGTGCCGGACGATATCGAGGAAGCGACGCCCGAGCGGGTCGCGGATCTGTTGCTGGACGTGGCCGCGCAAGTCTGA